Proteins from a genomic interval of Benincasa hispida cultivar B227 chromosome 7, ASM972705v1, whole genome shotgun sequence:
- the LOC120081466 gene encoding uncharacterized protein LOC120081466 has product MEGSAVEDLGAPESWEVADLDEAMSRLMLPSSSPKKNSKSLDHSVADAAPAYHFSSASFPSLSASPSSTLDRVSEDAINQVDQFLREALHNPRERLSILRMEQDVEKFIRDPARQQLEFQQLPTSYLRLAAHRVAQHYLLQSMVLLDNSLPDGSGSKIIVRKTSECRLPAIRLADIPVNLPTEENSSMKVAIKQRPQKRSQLARDASANSSKTSGSKSVEERKEEYNKARARIFNSSSNSGSSHAGGKVEADPRPQDSYRGSLSAAKVEEKMISGVSDTNFTRGLIDCSTSSSRISRGRTDKELPSRQYRPNSRVAIFRDREIDSKDPDYDRSYDRYMQRFDPGFGFSGGPYPVQPMYAPAVNYNTEFPQLGSAHRQAVSECQPRPLPPHVPGPWNTQSAPAGLGYGHREAIIRPFNPNVDAHSSSGVYLHSSQYPGQQTGMHFIHPHEQTHQPFSQQYQQQPDASFGLARPR; this is encoded by the exons ATGGAGGGCTCTGCGGTTGAGGATCTCGGAGCACCTGAGTCATGGGAGGTTGCGGATTTGGACGAGGCCATGAGCCGATTGATGCTCCCCTCTTCATCTCCTAAGAAGAACTCCAAATCATTGGACCACTCTGTTGCCGATGCTGCTCCTGCTTATCATTTTTCATCCGCTTCCTTTCCCTCCCTTTCCGCTTCCCCTTCCTCTACTCTCGATAGGGTTTCCGAGGATGCTATCAATCAGGTTGATCAGTTCCTTCGTGAGGCTTTGCATAACCCTCGGGAGCGTTTATCAA TTTTGCGCATGGAGCAAGATGTCGAGAAATTCATCCGTGATCCTGCTCGACAGCAACTAGAGTTTCAGCAGCTGCCTACTTCATATTTACGGTTAGCTGCCCATCGGGTTGCCCAACATTATTTGCTGCAGTCCATGGTTCTATTGGATAATAGTTTACCTGATGGGTCTGGTTCCAAAATTATTGTTCGCAAGACTTCTGAATGTCGTCTTCCAGCTATCCGCCTTGCAGATATTCCTGTAAATCTACCAACAGAAGAAAATAGTAGCATGAAGGTTGCTATCAAACAGAGGCCACAGAAACGGTCCCAACTAGCCAGAGATGCAAGTGCAAATTCGTCAAAAACAAGTGGTTCCAAAAGTGTGGAAGAGAGGAAGGAGGAGTATAATAAAGCTCGTGCTCGAATATTTAACTCCAGCAGTAATTCAGGTAGTAGTCATGCAGGTGGGAAAGTAGAAGCTGATCCTAGACCACAGGATAGTTATCGTGGTTCCTTGAGTGCTGCAAAGGTTGAGGAGAAGATGATTTCTGGAGTTTCTGATACAAATTTTACTAGGGGTTTGATTGATTGTTCTACGAGTAGCAGTAGAATAAGTAGAGGTAGGACTGACAAGGAGCTGCCTAGTAGGCAGTACAGACCAAATAGTAGGGTAGCCATTTTTAGAGATCGTGAGATTGACAGCAAGGATCCTGATTATGACAGGAGCTATGATAG GTATATGCAGAGATTTGATCCTGGGTTTGGCTTCAGTGGTGGCCCATACCCTGTGCAGCCCATGTATGCTCCTGCAGTGAACTACAATACTGAATTTCCACAACTTGGCTCTGCTCATAGGCAGGCTGTTTCAGAATGTCAGCCTAGACCACTCCCTCCCCATGTACCTGGGCCATGGAATACCCAATCAGCTCCAGCAGGTTTGGGGTATGGTCATCGGGAAGCAATTATTAGGCCGTTTAATCCAAATGTTGATGCACATTCATCTTCTGGTGTGTATCTGCATTCCTCTCAGTATCCCGGTCAGCAGACTGGAATGCATTTTATCCATCCTCATGAACAAACTCATCAACCCTTTTCACAG CAGTACCAACAGCAACCAGATGCAAGTTTTGGATTAGCGCGGCCCCGTTGA